In a genomic window of Croceibacterium sp. TMG7-5b_MA50:
- a CDS encoding tetratricopeptide repeat protein produces MASPTDYDTARAERLAARRQAEENVLVREIDEAVRKEEFASKVRRYAIPIGLGVLALLLALGGWLLWRDWQANAAEKRSEQLVSALDEMEGGSREQAEKELAAIAEDGNDAAALSARLAQAGLALRGERRDEALAIYRTMSADDAAPKPYRDIATIRLAAAEFEDVQPQVIIDRLKPLAVPGNPWFGSAGELVAMAYLKQNRTDLAGPLLVQVARDEAVPPSLRSRTRQLAGMLGFDAVDDADLQLEAPGGAAPATAQQD; encoded by the coding sequence TTGGCCTCTCCTACCGACTACGACACCGCCCGCGCCGAACGGCTGGCCGCACGCCGGCAGGCGGAGGAAAACGTGCTGGTGCGCGAGATCGACGAGGCGGTGCGCAAGGAGGAGTTCGCCAGCAAGGTGCGCCGCTACGCCATCCCGATCGGGCTGGGCGTTCTGGCGCTACTGCTGGCGCTGGGCGGCTGGCTGCTGTGGCGGGACTGGCAGGCCAACGCGGCGGAGAAGCGTTCCGAACAGCTCGTATCGGCGCTGGACGAAATGGAAGGCGGATCGCGTGAGCAGGCGGAGAAGGAACTCGCCGCCATCGCCGAGGACGGCAACGATGCCGCCGCCCTGTCCGCCAGGCTGGCCCAGGCCGGGCTGGCCCTGCGCGGGGAGCGGCGGGACGAGGCGCTGGCGATCTACCGCACGATGAGCGCGGATGACGCTGCGCCCAAGCCGTACCGCGATATCGCCACGATCCGTCTCGCCGCCGCCGAGTTCGAGGATGTGCAGCCGCAGGTCATCATCGACCGGCTGAAGCCGTTGGCAGTGCCGGGCAATCCCTGGTTCGGCAGCGCCGGCGAACTGGTGGCGATGGCCTACCTCAAACAGAACCGCACGGACCTTGCCGGGCCGCTGCTGGTGCAGGTCGCGCGGGACGAGGCGGTGCCGCCATCGCTCCGTTCCCGCACCCGGCAGCTTGCCGGCATGCTCGGCTTCGATGCGGTCGATGATGCCGACCTGCAGCTGGAGGCGCCGGGCGGCGCCGCCCCTGCCACCGCGCAACAGGATTGA